The following coding sequences are from one Streptomyces venezuelae window:
- a CDS encoding asparaginase: MTKTVVSVFTLGGTISARGGGGSGRLSGGEVLAAVGAVPDGVEVEVHDVRRLPSSSLSVEDVAELADRVDAATAQGRGVVVVQGTDTLEETAFLLDLACARRAPVVVTGAMRRPDLPGADGPANLAAAVAVAADPGCAGLGVVAVLADEIHAARHVRKTHTTSVATFASPGAGPLGRVVEGRPRIQLHPARPVTDRPLSLRGTARVALVTLALGDRGELLEAVDERFGGLVVAAFGAGHVPTWLVDPLAALAARIPVVLASRTGAGPLLSETYKGPGSEYDMLGRGLLSAGPLDAPKARLLLHALLADGADHPQVADAFRALNTR; this comes from the coding sequence ATGACGAAGACGGTCGTTTCCGTGTTCACGCTCGGCGGCACCATCTCCGCGCGCGGCGGCGGGGGTTCGGGGAGGCTGTCCGGGGGTGAGGTGCTCGCGGCCGTCGGGGCCGTGCCGGACGGCGTCGAGGTCGAGGTGCACGATGTGCGCAGGCTGCCGAGTTCCTCGTTGAGCGTCGAGGACGTGGCCGAGCTCGCCGACCGGGTCGACGCGGCGACGGCCCAGGGGCGCGGCGTCGTCGTGGTGCAGGGCACCGACACCCTGGAGGAGACCGCCTTCCTGCTCGACCTGGCCTGCGCGCGCCGCGCCCCCGTCGTCGTGACCGGGGCGATGCGGCGGCCCGACCTGCCGGGCGCCGACGGACCCGCGAACCTCGCCGCGGCCGTGGCCGTCGCGGCCGACCCCGGCTGCGCGGGCCTCGGTGTCGTCGCGGTCCTCGCCGACGAGATCCATGCCGCGCGGCACGTACGGAAGACGCACACCACGTCCGTCGCGACGTTCGCGTCGCCGGGCGCGGGCCCGCTCGGCCGGGTCGTCGAGGGCAGGCCCCGCATCCAGCTCCACCCCGCGCGGCCGGTGACCGACCGCCCCCTGAGCCTGCGCGGTACCGCCCGCGTCGCCCTGGTCACGCTCGCCCTCGGGGACCGCGGCGAACTCCTCGAAGCGGTCGACGAACGGTTCGGCGGGCTGGTCGTGGCGGCGTTCGGTGCGGGCCACGTCCCCACCTGGCTCGTCGACCCGCTGGCCGCACTCGCCGCCCGCATCCCCGTCGTCCTCGCCTCCCGCACGGGCGCGGGCCCGCTGCTGAGCGAGACGTACAAGGGCCCCGGTTCGGAGTACGACATGCTCGGGCGCGGCCTGCTCTCCGCAGGGCCGCTCGACGCGCCCAAGGCGCGGCTGCTCCTCCACGCCCTGCTCGCGGACGGCGCCGACCACCCTCAAGTGGCCGACGCCTTCCGCGCGTTGAACACGCGGTGA
- a CDS encoding alpha/beta fold hydrolase produces MTQQEPVGELPLLTTAELPDGTRLPVRALRAPEPERFLPSGSGPAPGPPPAPAVLILPAMGVPARFYRRFARQLHDEGLTVLTVDLRGQGEATPSAAGRGAPGHGYRAIVEDDLPAVVAAIRDELGTEPPLFLLGHSLGGQLGLVYAATARRPAVDGVAVIATGSVWFRAFAPPRGAGLLLLQLLIAGTATVLGRWPGTRLGFGGNQPKGVMRDWARQVRTGRYSAEGSALDYESALATLTLPVLAISVDGDAYAPASSLNHLLSKVPEARVTRRHCTTQEAGAELDHFTWTRAAASLAKWVAAWTTEEHPHPRTLAALRATTGS; encoded by the coding sequence ATGACCCAGCAGGAACCCGTCGGCGAACTGCCGCTCCTGACGACCGCCGAACTCCCGGACGGCACACGGCTTCCCGTCCGCGCGCTCCGCGCCCCCGAGCCGGAACGCTTCCTGCCGTCCGGCTCGGGCCCCGCGCCGGGCCCGCCTCCCGCACCCGCCGTGCTCATACTCCCCGCGATGGGCGTTCCCGCCCGCTTCTACCGCCGCTTCGCGCGCCAACTCCACGACGAGGGCCTGACGGTGCTCACCGTCGACCTGCGCGGCCAGGGGGAGGCGACACCGTCGGCGGCGGGGCGCGGCGCACCCGGACACGGGTACCGGGCGATCGTCGAGGACGACCTGCCCGCCGTCGTGGCCGCGATCCGCGACGAACTCGGCACGGAACCGCCCCTGTTCCTGCTCGGCCACAGCCTGGGCGGCCAGCTCGGCCTGGTGTACGCGGCGACGGCGCGACGCCCCGCCGTGGACGGGGTCGCCGTGATCGCCACGGGCTCGGTCTGGTTCCGCGCGTTCGCCCCGCCGCGCGGCGCGGGCCTGCTCCTGCTCCAGCTCCTGATCGCCGGCACGGCGACCGTCCTCGGCCGCTGGCCCGGCACCCGGCTCGGCTTCGGCGGCAACCAGCCCAAAGGCGTCATGCGCGACTGGGCACGACAGGTGCGGACGGGCCGCTACAGCGCGGAAGGGTCCGCCCTGGACTACGAATCAGCGCTGGCCACCCTCACGCTCCCCGTCCTGGCGATCTCGGTCGATGGCGACGCGTACGCCCCCGCCTCCTCCCTGAACCACCTCCTGTCCAAGGTCCCGGAGGCCCGCGTGACCCGCCGCCACTGCACGACGCAGGAAGCGGGCGCCGAACTCGACCACTTCACCTGGACCCGGGCGGCCGCCTCCCTGGCGAAGTGGGTGGCGGCCTGGACGACCGAGGAACACCCCCACCCCAGAACCCTCGCCGCCCTCCGCGCGACCACCGGCTCCTGA
- a CDS encoding ArsC/Spx/MgsR family protein, with amino-acid sequence MEIWINPACSKCRSALTLLDAEGADYTVRRYLDDVPAEDEIRAVLDRLGLEPWDITRTQEQAAKDLDLKDAEAWPRDASGRDRWIKALSDHPELIQRPIITADDGTAVVGRTEEAVRDALSR; translated from the coding sequence ATGGAGATCTGGATCAATCCCGCCTGCTCGAAGTGCCGCAGCGCGCTCACCCTGCTCGACGCGGAGGGCGCCGACTACACCGTGCGCCGCTACCTCGACGACGTACCCGCCGAGGACGAGATCCGCGCCGTCCTCGACCGGCTCGGCCTCGAACCCTGGGACATCACGCGCACCCAGGAACAGGCCGCCAAGGACCTGGACCTGAAGGACGCCGAGGCCTGGCCCCGCGACGCGTCCGGCCGCGACCGCTGGATCAAGGCCCTCTCCGACCATCCCGAGCTCATCCAGCGCCCGATCATCACGGCCGACGACGGCACGGCGGTCGTGGGCCGCACGGAGGAAGCGGTGCGGGACGCGCTCTCGCGCTGA
- the glnII gene encoding glutamine synthetase — MTFKAEYIWIDGTEPTAKLRSKTKILADDAKGAELPLWGFDGSSTNQAEGHASDRVLKPVFTCPDPIRGGADVLVLCEVLNTDMTPHESNTRAELAEVAGRFAAQEPIFGIEQEYTFFEGDRPLGFPVGGFPAAQGGYYCGVGADEIFGRDVVEAHLEHCLTAGLGISGINAEVMPGQWEFQVGPLAPLEVSDQLWIARWLLYRTAEDFKVSATLDPKPVKGDWNGAGAHTNFSTKAMREGYAPIITACESLGEGSKPMDHVKNYGAGIDDRLTGLHETAPWDEYKYGVSDRGASVRIPWQVEVEQKGYIEDRRPNANVDPYVVTRLLVDTCCTALEKAGQV; from the coding sequence GTGACCTTCAAGGCTGAGTACATCTGGATCGACGGCACCGAGCCGACCGCCAAGCTCCGTTCCAAGACGAAGATCCTCGCGGACGACGCGAAGGGCGCGGAGCTGCCGCTCTGGGGCTTCGACGGATCCAGCACGAACCAGGCCGAGGGCCACGCCTCGGACCGCGTGCTCAAGCCGGTCTTCACCTGCCCGGACCCGATCCGCGGCGGCGCCGACGTACTCGTCCTGTGCGAGGTCCTCAACACGGACATGACGCCGCACGAGTCCAACACCCGCGCCGAACTGGCCGAGGTCGCGGGCCGCTTCGCCGCGCAGGAGCCGATCTTCGGCATCGAGCAGGAGTACACGTTCTTCGAGGGCGACCGCCCGCTCGGCTTCCCCGTCGGCGGCTTCCCCGCCGCGCAGGGCGGTTACTACTGCGGTGTCGGCGCGGACGAGATCTTCGGCCGTGACGTCGTCGAGGCGCACCTGGAGCACTGCCTCACGGCGGGCCTCGGCATCTCCGGCATCAACGCCGAGGTCATGCCCGGCCAGTGGGAGTTCCAGGTCGGCCCGCTCGCCCCGCTGGAGGTCTCCGACCAGCTGTGGATCGCCCGCTGGCTGCTCTACCGCACCGCCGAGGACTTCAAGGTGTCGGCCACGCTCGACCCGAAGCCGGTCAAGGGCGACTGGAACGGCGCGGGCGCGCACACCAACTTCTCCACCAAGGCGATGCGCGAGGGCTACGCGCCGATCATCACCGCCTGCGAGTCCCTCGGCGAGGGCTCCAAGCCGATGGACCACGTCAAGAACTACGGCGCGGGCATCGACGACCGCCTCACCGGCCTCCACGAGACCGCGCCCTGGGACGAGTACAAGTACGGCGTCTCCGACCGCGGCGCCTCGGTCCGCATCCCGTGGCAGGTCGAGGTGGAGCAGAAGGGCTACATCGAGGACCGCCGCCCCAACGCGAACGTCGACCCGTACGTCGTGACGCGGCTGCTCGTCGACACCTGCTGCACCGCGCTGGAGAAGGCCGGCCAGGTCTGA
- a CDS encoding winged helix-turn-helix domain-containing protein, giving the protein MANSRSFSASAPSTLTPPPVPGRGRLRAVAPDEVVQIADFLPPGATWLPAPQHTLPTLPGQPPMVGYLVLVPAGQEPVTAAAPEPVLPEAPQVPAPGPIRIDAVQRAAEVEGRVLDLTYLEFELLAHLVAHPHRVHTRDQLVTTVWGYGHVGDGRTVDVHVARLRRKLGAEHRRTIQTVRRVGYKYAPPTTR; this is encoded by the coding sequence ATGGCGAACTCCCGTTCCTTCTCCGCATCCGCTCCCTCCACCCTCACCCCTCCCCCGGTGCCGGGCCGCGGCCGGCTGCGAGCCGTCGCGCCCGACGAGGTGGTGCAGATCGCCGACTTCCTGCCGCCGGGCGCCACCTGGCTGCCCGCCCCGCAGCACACCCTGCCGACCCTGCCCGGTCAGCCGCCGATGGTCGGCTACCTCGTCCTCGTACCGGCAGGCCAGGAACCCGTGACCGCCGCCGCCCCCGAACCCGTCCTGCCCGAGGCGCCCCAGGTGCCCGCCCCCGGCCCCATCAGGATCGACGCCGTGCAGCGCGCCGCCGAGGTCGAAGGGCGCGTCCTCGACCTCACGTACCTGGAGTTCGAGCTCCTCGCCCACCTCGTCGCGCACCCCCACCGGGTGCACACCCGCGACCAGTTGGTGACGACGGTGTGGGGGTACGGACACGTCGGCGACGGCCGCACCGTCGACGTCCACGTGGCGCGGCTGCGCCGCAAGCTGGGCGCCGAGCACCGCAGGACGATCCAGACGGTGCGCCGCGTCGGCTACAAGTACGCGCCGCCCACCACCCGCTGA
- a CDS encoding NAD-dependent epimerase/dehydratase family protein translates to MRLLMLGGTEFVGRAVTEAALARGWDVTVFHRGHHAPPEGTRAVHGDRTAEGGLDALADGEWDVVVDTWSAAPRAVRDAARLLAGRAGRYVYVSSGSVYRYPGAAGSDENFPVVDGDPDADATAYAEDKRGGELAAVAAFGEERTVLARAGLILGPYENIGRLPWWLNRMARGGTVLAPGPRDLDIQYVDVRDLAEWVLDAAADGLHGAYNLVSPMGRITMGELLDACAEVAGPEATLRWTEPRVVLDAGIEQWSELPVWLAPGELHDTMHRTSSRKAVAAGLRTRPVAETVRDTWEWLRSIGGTPPQRPDRPVVGLAPEKEAKALD, encoded by the coding sequence ATGAGACTTCTGATGCTGGGCGGTACCGAGTTCGTGGGGCGTGCGGTCACCGAGGCGGCCCTCGCCCGCGGGTGGGACGTGACGGTCTTCCACCGCGGTCACCACGCTCCGCCCGAAGGGACCCGTGCCGTGCACGGCGACCGCACCGCCGAGGGCGGCCTCGACGCGCTGGCCGACGGCGAGTGGGACGTGGTGGTCGACACCTGGTCGGCGGCGCCCCGGGCGGTGCGGGACGCGGCGCGGCTGCTCGCGGGACGCGCGGGGCGGTATGTGTACGTGTCCAGCGGCTCCGTGTACCGGTACCCCGGCGCGGCGGGCTCCGACGAGAACTTCCCCGTGGTGGACGGCGACCCCGACGCGGACGCGACGGCGTACGCGGAGGACAAGCGGGGCGGTGAGCTCGCGGCGGTCGCCGCGTTCGGGGAGGAGCGGACCGTGCTCGCGCGGGCCGGTCTCATCCTCGGCCCGTACGAGAACATCGGACGCCTGCCGTGGTGGCTGAACCGGATGGCGCGCGGCGGCACGGTCCTCGCACCCGGGCCGCGCGACCTCGACATCCAGTACGTCGACGTGCGGGACCTCGCCGAGTGGGTCCTCGACGCGGCGGCCGACGGGCTGCACGGCGCGTACAACCTGGTCAGTCCCATGGGGCGGATCACGATGGGTGAGCTCCTCGACGCGTGCGCGGAGGTGGCGGGCCCGGAGGCGACGCTGCGGTGGACGGAGCCGCGGGTGGTGCTCGACGCCGGTATCGAGCAGTGGTCGGAGCTGCCGGTGTGGCTGGCGCCGGGCGAGCTGCACGACACGATGCACCGGACGTCGTCGCGGAAGGCGGTCGCGGCGGGGCTCAGGACCCGGCCGGTCGCCGAGACGGTGCGGGACACGTGGGAGTGGCTGCGGTCCATCGGCGGCACGCCGCCGCAGCGGCCCGACCGGCCGGTCGTCGGGCTGGCCCCCGAGAAGGAGGCGAAGGCCCTCGACTGA
- a CDS encoding MMPL family transporter: protein MRRNLAARLGVWSAHHRKTAVLGWLVFVVLATVIGGATGTVTASDEEMGVGDSGRAAEILKDAGIDEPAGELVLVGARTADGWRDAAADLSQALDATGEVRGLKAPLPSEDGKDALLRFEIKGASDEAVDRVQPVLDAVAKARADGEARGISVYQFGDASSEKELSDLLADDLKKAEFTAVPLALGILLIAFGAVVAALLPVGLALTACVAAFGLLSLASHQLHLFETTYSVMFLMGLAVGVDYCLFYLRRERDERAAGRDAETALRIAAATSGRAVLVSGLTVMVAMAGMFLSGLLLFKGFAVATILVVCVAMLGSVTVLPALLAWLGDRIDAGRIPFLNRRAKKGAHASGGLAGKVLRPVLARPKFFAVGATVLLLALAAPALGMKTEQLGLEKQFGSDAPLSVAYQEITDEFPGGPAPARVVVEADDIGAQPVRDALDALTRKAGDGAELTVHEAAGVAEIAVPLPGTGTDAEAKKALHELRDDTVPAAFDGLDVEAYVGGDLASSEDFGDQLGKGIVPVFAFITAVTFLLMLFSFRSVVIAVTSIALNLLSVGAAYGVMTAVFQHGWGAELIGSEKVGAVENWMPLFVLVVLFGLSMDYHVFVVSRIRESRDRGMDNRSAIHEGIMRTAGAVTGAAVIMVAVFAVFGTLSMQDMQQMGVGLGVAVLLDATVVRMILLPSLMTLLGERNWHTPRYLRWLPKTAHEDAEPTARPHASNTPVQSVR from the coding sequence ATGAGGCGGAACCTCGCGGCACGACTCGGTGTGTGGAGCGCACACCACCGGAAGACGGCCGTTCTCGGCTGGCTGGTCTTCGTGGTCCTGGCCACGGTCATCGGCGGGGCCACCGGCACGGTCACCGCCTCCGACGAGGAGATGGGCGTCGGCGACTCGGGCCGCGCCGCCGAGATCCTGAAGGACGCGGGCATCGACGAGCCGGCCGGCGAGCTCGTCCTGGTCGGCGCGCGCACCGCCGACGGATGGCGGGACGCGGCCGCCGACCTGTCGCAGGCCCTGGACGCGACCGGCGAGGTACGCGGCCTCAAGGCGCCGCTGCCCTCCGAGGACGGCAAGGACGCGCTGCTCCGGTTCGAGATCAAGGGGGCGTCGGACGAGGCCGTCGACCGCGTCCAGCCGGTCCTCGACGCCGTGGCGAAGGCGCGGGCGGACGGCGAGGCGCGCGGCATCTCCGTCTACCAGTTCGGCGACGCGAGCTCCGAGAAGGAGCTGTCCGACCTGCTCGCCGACGACTTGAAGAAGGCCGAGTTCACCGCCGTGCCGCTGGCGCTCGGCATCCTCCTGATCGCCTTCGGCGCGGTGGTCGCCGCACTGCTGCCGGTGGGACTCGCGCTCACCGCGTGCGTGGCGGCGTTCGGGCTGCTCTCGCTGGCCAGCCACCAGTTGCACCTGTTCGAGACGACGTACTCCGTGATGTTCCTGATGGGCCTCGCGGTCGGCGTCGACTACTGCCTCTTCTACCTGCGCCGCGAGCGGGACGAGCGCGCGGCGGGACGGGACGCGGAGACGGCCCTGCGGATCGCCGCCGCCACCAGCGGACGCGCCGTCCTCGTCTCCGGCCTCACCGTGATGGTCGCCATGGCGGGCATGTTCCTGTCCGGGCTGCTCCTCTTCAAGGGTTTCGCCGTCGCCACGATCCTCGTCGTGTGCGTGGCGATGCTCGGCTCGGTCACCGTCCTGCCCGCGCTGCTCGCCTGGCTCGGCGACCGCATCGACGCGGGCCGCATCCCGTTCCTGAACCGCCGCGCCAAGAAGGGCGCGCACGCGAGCGGCGGCCTGGCCGGGAAGGTGTTGCGTCCCGTCCTCGCCCGCCCGAAGTTCTTCGCCGTCGGCGCCACCGTCCTCCTGCTCGCCCTCGCCGCGCCCGCGCTCGGCATGAAGACGGAACAGCTCGGCCTGGAGAAGCAGTTCGGCTCCGACGCGCCGCTGTCCGTCGCGTACCAGGAGATCACCGACGAGTTCCCGGGCGGCCCCGCCCCGGCCCGCGTGGTCGTCGAGGCGGACGACATCGGTGCGCAGCCCGTTCGGGACGCGCTCGACGCGTTGACCCGCAAGGCCGGTGACGGCGCCGAACTCACCGTCCACGAGGCGGCGGGCGTCGCCGAGATCGCGGTGCCGCTGCCGGGCACCGGCACGGACGCCGAGGCGAAGAAGGCCCTGCACGAGCTGCGGGACGACACGGTTCCGGCCGCATTCGACGGGCTGGACGTGGAGGCGTACGTGGGCGGGGACCTGGCCTCGTCCGAGGACTTCGGCGACCAGCTCGGCAAGGGCATCGTGCCGGTCTTCGCCTTCATCACCGCCGTGACGTTCCTCCTGATGCTGTTCAGCTTCCGCTCCGTCGTGATCGCGGTGACATCGATCGCGCTGAACCTGCTGTCGGTGGGCGCCGCCTACGGCGTCATGACCGCCGTCTTCCAGCACGGCTGGGGCGCGGAGCTGATCGGCTCGGAGAAGGTCGGCGCCGTCGAGAACTGGATGCCGCTGTTCGTCCTCGTCGTCCTCTTCGGGCTCTCCATGGACTACCACGTGTTCGTGGTCTCCCGGATCCGCGAGTCCCGCGACCGGGGCATGGACAACCGCTCGGCGATCCATGAGGGCATCATGCGCACGGCGGGCGCCGTCACGGGCGCGGCCGTGATCATGGTGGCGGTCTTCGCGGTGTTCGGCACGCTGTCCATGCAGGACATGCAGCAGATGGGCGTGGGTCTGGGCGTGGCGGTCCTCCTGGACGCGACGGTGGTCCGCATGATCCTGCTGCCGTCCCTGATGACCCTCCTGGGCGAGCGCAACTGGCACACGCCGAGGTACCTGCGGTGGCTGCCGAAGACCGCCCACGAGGACGCGGAGCCGACCGCGCGACCGCACGCCTCCAACACCCCTGTACAGAGCGTCCGTTGA
- a CDS encoding sensor histidine kinase has protein sequence MKRLKDAVVAGVRGLFLTIFALVGSIVLFVFSVLSIAFILLGIGVFTTPAVLMLLRSYANTYRGLAGSWSGVTIPHAYRPFPPDLRGGVTGQVERCSLMLKDPATWRDLQWLLVNMTVAPVVAVLAPSLVLYMVYGWVLAAGVWKPIYEAGGGEWFAFIHVTSQDTADQAALLGTGFFILAVFVNPALVHGHFLLARACLSPTARMRERALARRVDRLTETRHDAVDNSAAELRRIERDLHDGAQARLVAVGMDLGTIEAMIETNPAKAKELIVKARQNSGEALTELRDLVRGIHPPVLAERGLGDAVKALALRLPLPTEVDVELPGRAEAPVESAAYFAVSESLTNAIKHSGADRVWVDMHHADGMLRIAVTDNGKGGAVAGAGSGLSGIERRLGTFDGVLAVSSPAGGPTMVTMEIPCVLS, from the coding sequence ATGAAGAGGCTCAAGGACGCGGTGGTCGCGGGGGTGCGCGGCCTCTTCCTCACGATCTTCGCGCTGGTGGGTTCGATCGTCCTCTTCGTGTTCTCCGTGCTGTCGATCGCGTTCATCCTGCTGGGCATCGGCGTCTTCACGACGCCGGCGGTCCTCATGCTGCTGCGCTCGTACGCCAACACCTACCGCGGCCTCGCCGGGTCGTGGTCGGGCGTGACCATCCCGCACGCCTACCGGCCCTTCCCGCCCGACCTGCGCGGCGGCGTCACCGGGCAGGTGGAGCGCTGCTCGCTGATGCTGAAGGACCCGGCGACCTGGCGCGACCTCCAGTGGCTGCTGGTCAACATGACCGTGGCGCCGGTCGTCGCGGTCCTCGCGCCCTCGCTCGTGCTCTACATGGTGTACGGCTGGGTGCTCGCCGCCGGCGTGTGGAAGCCGATCTACGAGGCGGGCGGCGGCGAGTGGTTCGCGTTCATCCACGTCACCTCGCAGGACACCGCCGACCAGGCGGCGCTGCTCGGCACCGGCTTCTTCATCCTCGCGGTCTTCGTCAACCCCGCGCTCGTACACGGGCACTTCCTCCTCGCCCGCGCCTGCCTCTCCCCCACCGCGCGGATGCGGGAGCGCGCCCTGGCGCGGCGGGTGGACCGGCTCACCGAGACCCGGCACGACGCCGTCGACAACTCCGCCGCCGAGCTGCGCCGCATCGAGCGCGACCTGCACGACGGCGCACAGGCCCGCCTGGTCGCCGTGGGCATGGACCTCGGCACCATCGAGGCGATGATCGAGACCAACCCGGCGAAGGCCAAGGAGCTGATCGTCAAGGCCCGGCAGAACTCCGGCGAGGCCCTGACCGAACTGCGCGACCTGGTCCGCGGCATCCACCCGCCGGTCCTCGCCGAACGCGGTCTCGGCGACGCCGTCAAGGCCCTCGCGCTGCGCCTGCCGCTGCCCACCGAGGTCGACGTGGAGCTGCCTGGCCGTGCGGAGGCGCCGGTCGAGTCGGCCGCGTACTTCGCGGTCAGCGAGTCCCTGACCAACGCGATCAAGCACTCGGGCGCCGACCGCGTCTGGGTGGACATGCACCACGCCGACGGCATGCTGCGCATCGCCGTCACCGACAACGGCAAGGGCGGCGCGGTCGCCGGGGCGGGCTCCGGGCTGAGCGGCATCGAACGCCGGCTCGGTACATTCGACGGCGTACTGGCCGTCAGCAGTCCCGCGGGCGGCCCGACCATGGTGACCATGGAGATCCCTTGCGTGTTGTCCTAG
- a CDS encoding LuxR C-terminal-related transcriptional regulator has protein sequence MRVVLAEDLFLLRDGLVRMLEAFDFEIAAAVESGPELAKALEELQPDVAVVDVRLPPSHTDEGLQCALAARRARPGLPVLVLSQHVEQLYARELLADGNGGVGYLLKDRVFDAAQFVDAVRRVAAGGTAMDPQVIQQLLSRRSAADEPLGALTPREREVLELMAQGRSNAAIAAQLVVTERAIAKHTSNIFGKLDLAVSDDDNRRVLAVLAYLDQGR, from the coding sequence TTGCGTGTTGTCCTAGCCGAAGACCTCTTCCTGCTCCGTGACGGCCTGGTGCGGATGCTGGAGGCGTTCGACTTCGAGATCGCGGCCGCCGTGGAGAGCGGGCCCGAACTGGCCAAGGCCCTGGAGGAGTTGCAGCCGGACGTCGCCGTGGTCGACGTCCGGCTTCCGCCGTCCCACACGGACGAGGGTCTGCAGTGCGCGCTCGCCGCGCGCCGGGCCCGCCCCGGGCTGCCCGTCCTGGTCCTCTCGCAGCACGTGGAGCAGTTGTACGCGCGCGAGCTCCTCGCCGACGGGAACGGTGGCGTCGGCTATCTGCTCAAGGACCGGGTCTTCGACGCGGCGCAGTTCGTCGACGCCGTGCGGCGGGTCGCGGCGGGTGGCACCGCGATGGACCCGCAGGTCATCCAGCAGCTCCTGTCCCGGCGGTCCGCCGCCGACGAACCGCTCGGCGCGCTCACCCCGCGCGAGCGCGAGGTCCTCGAACTCATGGCGCAGGGCCGGTCGAACGCGGCGATCGCGGCGCAGCTCGTCGTCACGGAGCGGGCCATCGCGAAGCACACGTCCAACATCTTCGGGAAGCTGGACCTGGCGGTCTCCGACGACGACAACCGCCGGGTCCTCGCGGTCCTCGCCTATCTCGACCAGGGGCGCTGA
- a CDS encoding DUF1996 domain-containing protein, whose translation MGRTSRKRSRLARRVVAASAAVIMGGGGLVAVNVYANAEEGTDQPPPQSAGQQLATISCPDVGNQLPEVPEAARGEVDRQLADLDSQITDAYGQFERTRDKESLLGPLEEKRRETLGGISDTLDRSGARPAGLDGMAPCTLRADDQEEAGEQQEDSGEQNASTNGPEADDFVEIRSVRPNVNRPRNGRNASRGTFTTQCGRNENGKFNPDNVIVAPGVSNGAHHMHDYVGNQATDAFSDDDDLANGRTSCRNQGDKSTYYWPVLRLQNGEDEDDAQADGGGKDQNVGEIQTPASVSLKFTGNPVGKVVAMPRFLRIITGDAKAFTNGDANANASWSCTGFENRQLKDKYPICPRGSKVVRTFNFQSCWDGRNTDSANHRTHVAFADPRTGACPRGFRAVPQLVQRIVYDVPPGPGFAVDSFPEQLHKPVTDHGDFINVFDERLMRRVAQCINSGRRCT comes from the coding sequence ATGGGACGTACCTCACGAAAACGATCAAGGCTGGCGCGGCGCGTGGTCGCCGCGTCCGCAGCGGTAATCATGGGCGGCGGCGGCCTGGTCGCCGTGAACGTCTACGCGAACGCCGAGGAGGGCACGGATCAGCCCCCGCCACAGAGTGCCGGGCAGCAGCTGGCGACCATCAGCTGCCCGGACGTGGGCAATCAGCTGCCGGAGGTGCCGGAGGCCGCGCGCGGCGAGGTGGACCGGCAGCTCGCCGACCTGGACAGCCAGATCACGGACGCGTACGGGCAGTTCGAGCGGACGCGGGACAAGGAGTCCCTGCTCGGCCCCCTGGAGGAGAAGCGCAGGGAGACCCTCGGCGGCATCTCGGACACCCTGGACCGGTCCGGCGCCCGCCCCGCGGGCCTCGACGGCATGGCGCCCTGCACGCTGCGCGCCGACGACCAGGAGGAGGCAGGAGAACAACAGGAGGACTCGGGAGAACAGAACGCGTCCACCAACGGACCCGAAGCCGACGACTTCGTCGAGATCCGGTCCGTCCGCCCCAACGTCAACCGCCCCCGCAACGGCCGCAACGCCTCGCGCGGCACCTTCACCACCCAGTGCGGCCGCAACGAGAACGGGAAGTTCAACCCGGACAACGTCATCGTCGCGCCCGGTGTCAGCAACGGCGCCCACCACATGCACGACTACGTGGGCAACCAGGCCACGGACGCCTTCTCCGACGACGACGATCTCGCGAACGGGCGGACGAGCTGCCGGAACCAGGGCGACAAGTCGACGTACTACTGGCCCGTCCTGCGCCTGCAGAACGGTGAGGACGAGGACGACGCGCAGGCCGACGGCGGCGGCAAGGACCAGAACGTCGGCGAGATCCAGACACCCGCATCCGTGTCGCTGAAGTTCACGGGGAACCCGGTGGGCAAGGTCGTCGCGATGCCGCGCTTCCTGCGCATCATCACCGGTGACGCCAAGGCGTTCACCAACGGCGACGCCAACGCCAACGCGTCGTGGAGCTGCACCGGCTTCGAGAACCGGCAGCTGAAGGACAAGTACCCGATCTGCCCCCGGGGCAGCAAGGTGGTCCGTACGTTCAACTTCCAGAGCTGCTGGGACGGCCGGAACACCGACAGCGCCAACCACCGCACCCACGTCGCCTTCGCCGACCCGCGGACCGGCGCCTGCCCGCGCGGCTTCCGGGCCGTGCCGCAGCTGGTGCAGCGCATCGTGTACGACGTGCCGCCGGGCCCCGGCTTCGCCGTCGACTCGTTCCCCGAGCAGCTGCACAAGCCCGTCACCGACCACGGCGACTTCATCAACGTCTTCGACGAGCGGCTGATGCGCCGCGTCGCCCAGTGCATCAACTCCGGCCGGCGCTGCACCTGA